One part of the Actinotignum schaalii genome encodes these proteins:
- a CDS encoding hemolysin family protein has product MAAGTLPSAPFYIAAGLCLVLSLWCTVVGAALGRMTRTEAAEMYAHKERGSARVVAIMARRPAASMGIAVVRALLMASYGICFTFALGTDVAAWWQIFPIFFGVTVLALLAFAFFNPLSFGVERHQRVLRKATWWLSPLTWLLSLLIREREFSPEEAEQRQEDQLAVMVERVAESEALDDAERDILQSLFDMGNTLVREVMVPRTDMIAVEADETLDRAISLFTRSGFSRVPVYRESIDDVIGVLYLKDVIRRVHRRHQHDDLRVADLVREPVFVPETKIIDTLMREMQADQVHIALVVDEYGGIAGLVTIEDLVEELVGEISDEHDRALPAVEELEAGSFRIPARMPIDDLGDLFGIELEDDDVDTAGGLFAKSIGRVPIRGAETTVAGIHMVADRFEGRRRRLSTIIVAREETEDEGED; this is encoded by the coding sequence GTGGCAGCGGGAACGCTGCCCTCCGCCCCGTTTTATATAGCTGCCGGCCTGTGCCTCGTGCTTTCCTTGTGGTGCACGGTCGTGGGCGCGGCCCTCGGGCGCATGACCCGCACCGAAGCCGCGGAAATGTACGCACATAAGGAACGCGGTTCGGCGCGCGTGGTGGCCATTATGGCCCGCCGCCCGGCCGCCTCCATGGGCATCGCCGTGGTGCGTGCCCTCCTCATGGCCAGCTACGGAATCTGCTTCACTTTCGCCCTGGGCACGGATGTGGCGGCCTGGTGGCAGATCTTCCCCATTTTCTTCGGCGTCACGGTCCTAGCCCTCCTCGCTTTCGCCTTCTTCAACCCCCTGAGTTTCGGGGTGGAACGCCACCAGCGGGTGCTACGCAAAGCCACCTGGTGGCTTTCCCCGCTCACGTGGCTGCTTTCGCTCCTCATCCGGGAACGCGAATTCTCACCCGAGGAAGCCGAACAGCGCCAAGAAGACCAGCTCGCGGTCATGGTGGAACGCGTGGCCGAATCCGAAGCCTTGGACGATGCCGAACGCGATATTCTGCAATCGCTCTTCGATATGGGCAACACCTTGGTACGTGAGGTCATGGTGCCGCGTACCGATATGATCGCGGTTGAGGCGGATGAAACCCTGGACCGCGCTATTTCCCTCTTTACTCGCTCCGGTTTCTCGCGGGTGCCGGTCTACCGGGAATCCATTGATGATGTGATCGGGGTGCTCTACCTCAAGGACGTGATCCGGCGGGTGCATCGGCGCCACCAGCACGATGACCTGCGGGTAGCCGATCTGGTACGCGAACCGGTCTTTGTGCCAGAGACCAAGATTATTGACACCCTCATGCGGGAAATGCAGGCCGACCAGGTCCATATCGCCCTGGTTGTGGATGAATACGGCGGAATTGCCGGCCTGGTCACCATTGAGGACCTCGTGGAAGAACTCGTGGGCGAAATTTCCGATGAACACGATCGGGCCCTCCCGGCCGTGGAAGAACTCGAAGCGGGAAGCTTCCGGATCCCGGCGCGCATGCCCATTGACGACCTCGGTGACCTCTTCGGAATCGAATTGGAGGACGACGACGTAGATACCGCCGGCGGCCTCTTCGCCAAGAGCATCGGCCGGGTCCCCATCCGCGGTGCCGAAACAACCGTGGCCGGAATCCACATGGTGGCCGACCGCTTCGAAGGGCGCCGGCGCCGGTTATCGACTATTATCGTTGCGCGCGAAGAAACCGAAGATGAGGGCGAGGACTAG
- a CDS encoding alpha/beta hydrolase family protein, with product MRLNDLPYTPPTDNPPPGRTLVPASHLESADRVERSAQPERAARRGWRRWLPTHKRFVTWLIVVLAAGLIGSAFGPGWNPQPMTAAIAPQTPDTTISTGVPTARLGTYQVASSTVTITLRDGTLIPAVVKRPVGAASVVPGMLFIHGTGTSSARDFGRETEAIASTGIITVVPEKRVANYTTTHRDYLQLAADFEDVYREMLSWEDVDARHSGLYAVSEGCFVAPIVATSAKAVNYVALISAPVLPIRQQGAYAADAYLREIHAPARLRAAIPKLIGQDFGPDTFRYIDFDAAPYEKQMTMPVLMLYGTADNSMPTIQGPQMMARYLEEAGNSALTVRYYKDADHGLQINRSKLSRAAMQDTADWVNGLPFTATAQPRVAGDQPRQAFVAPTLTAGGWFTAQTALYIALGGVALLAVSIVLVAVCWIPVRGHRLSNFSGSGAALNLASLSVVGAWAVFLVYLVAVAHIALTYSHNLLIVQGGFALVHLAALGAAWMHVRAAFRSWNARPGMGRIARVTTLLTLCAQAVLLMSLGYWNAFPAVL from the coding sequence GTGCGCCTGAACGATCTTCCCTACACCCCGCCTACCGATAATCCGCCGCCGGGGCGCACCCTGGTGCCGGCTAGCCACCTGGAGAGCGCGGATCGCGTGGAACGCAGCGCACAGCCGGAGCGCGCCGCGCGCCGAGGCTGGCGGCGCTGGCTGCCCACCCACAAACGCTTCGTCACCTGGCTGATCGTGGTGCTGGCTGCCGGGCTCATCGGGAGCGCCTTCGGCCCGGGCTGGAATCCGCAGCCCATGACCGCCGCGATTGCCCCGCAAACCCCGGATACCACCATTTCCACCGGGGTCCCCACCGCGCGGCTGGGAACCTACCAGGTGGCCAGCAGCACCGTCACGATCACCTTGCGGGATGGCACCCTGATTCCCGCCGTCGTCAAACGCCCGGTGGGCGCGGCATCGGTGGTGCCCGGGATGCTTTTTATCCACGGCACCGGCACCTCTTCCGCGCGCGATTTCGGGCGGGAAACCGAAGCGATTGCCTCCACCGGGATTATTACGGTGGTTCCGGAAAAACGGGTGGCGAACTATACGACGACGCATCGCGACTACCTCCAGCTCGCCGCGGATTTTGAGGATGTCTACCGCGAGATGCTCTCCTGGGAGGATGTCGATGCACGCCACTCGGGCCTGTACGCGGTATCCGAAGGCTGCTTCGTAGCCCCGATTGTGGCCACCAGCGCGAAGGCGGTCAATTACGTGGCCCTCATTAGCGCGCCGGTGCTCCCGATCCGCCAGCAGGGAGCCTACGCGGCGGACGCCTACCTGCGTGAAATTCACGCCCCGGCCCGGCTGCGCGCCGCCATCCCGAAGCTCATCGGCCAGGATTTTGGCCCCGATACTTTCCGCTATATCGATTTCGATGCGGCCCCCTACGAGAAGCAGATGACCATGCCGGTCCTCATGCTTTACGGCACGGCCGATAATTCCATGCCGACCATCCAGGGCCCGCAAATGATGGCCCGCTACCTGGAAGAGGCCGGCAACAGCGCGCTCACGGTGCGCTATTACAAGGACGCCGACCACGGCCTCCAGATCAACCGCAGCAAGCTTTCGCGCGCGGCCATGCAAGATACCGCGGATTGGGTCAATGGTTTACCCTTTACGGCGACGGCGCAACCGCGGGTGGCCGGTGACCAACCACGGCAGGCCTTCGTGGCCCCCACTCTCACGGCCGGCGGGTGGTTCACCGCCCAAACAGCGCTCTATATTGCGCTGGGCGGCGTGGCCCTCCTGGCGGTGAGCATCGTGCTGGTGGCGGTGTGTTGGATTCCGGTGCGCGGGCATCGCCTCTCGAATTTCTCGGGATCGGGGGCGGCTCTCAATCTCGCTTCCCTCTCGGTGGTGGGTGCCTGGGCGGTTTTCCTTGTGTATTTGGTGGCCGTTGCCCATATCGCGCTCACCTATTCCCATAATCTGCTTATCGTGCAGGGCGGTTTCGCCCTCGTCCACCTGGCGGCGCTAGGTGCGGCGTGGATGCACGTGCGGGCCGCGTTCCGCAGCTGGAATGCCCGGCCCGGCATGGGGCGTATCGCGCGGGTCACCACCCTGCTCACTTTGTGTGCCCAAGCGGTGCTGCTCATGAGCTTGGGATACTGGAATGCCTTCCCGGCGGTCCTCTAA
- the infC gene encoding translation initiation factor IF-3, giving the protein MACRVTSGVLRALSTLRNRGTAINNEPRVNDRIHVPKVRLVGPSGEQVGVVRTEDALRLAVEANLDLVEVAPNSNPPVARLMDYGKYKYESAQKAREARRNQANTQIKSIRIGLKIDGNDYNTKKSQAERFLNAGDKVKFDLRFRGREQSRPEMGVRLLSGLAEELAEISTVEAAPRADGRNMSMVLAPTRRKSEAKSDQRRRREAERENRRAKAAKRAAERNAKTSETDNNAAATE; this is encoded by the coding sequence TTGGCGTGCCGTGTCACCTCGGGAGTACTCCGTGCGTTGTCCACGTTGAGGAACAGAGGAACTGCAATTAACAACGAACCGCGTGTAAATGATCGCATCCACGTCCCTAAGGTGCGCCTTGTTGGCCCCAGCGGTGAACAGGTTGGTGTGGTGCGCACGGAAGATGCGCTCCGCCTGGCCGTTGAGGCGAACCTTGACCTGGTGGAAGTTGCTCCGAATTCCAATCCGCCGGTCGCGCGCCTCATGGACTACGGGAAATACAAGTACGAATCCGCCCAGAAAGCTCGGGAAGCTCGTCGTAACCAGGCCAATACTCAGATCAAATCCATCCGGATTGGGCTCAAGATTGACGGTAATGACTACAACACCAAGAAGTCGCAGGCGGAGCGTTTCCTGAACGCCGGGGATAAGGTCAAATTCGATCTTCGTTTCCGCGGCCGTGAACAATCCCGCCCGGAAATGGGTGTGCGCCTGCTCTCCGGCTTGGCTGAAGAACTCGCGGAAATTTCCACCGTGGAAGCAGCACCTCGCGCTGACGGGCGCAATATGTCCATGGTCCTTGCGCCCACGCGGCGGAAGTCCGAAGCGAAGTCCGATCAGCGGCGTCGTCGTGAAGCTGAACGCGAGAACCGGCGCGCGAAAGCCGCCAAACGCGCGGCCGAACGCAACGCAAAAACCTCCGAAACGGATAACAACGCAGCCGCAACCGAATAA
- the era gene encoding GTPase Era: MTVENTEFRAGFASVVGRPNAGKSTLTNAMVGKKVAITSARPETTRRIIRAIVTRDAGQVILVDTPGMHRPRTLLGERLGDMVRDSIADVDTIIMCLPANEKLGPGDKYLLDLAVRAKVPMIAAITKTDLVTREALAEKIVAVAAFHDFVEIVPVSAATMDQVELLTEQIIKQLPVSPPLYPLDAITDETEETLIAELIREAGLEKMREELPHSLAVTIDEIIEDTAPNGGPLVRIHASLHVERDSQKGIVIGRGGARLRQIGRDARKAIKALLGTPVYLDLHVKVSKDWQRDPKMLDRLGF, encoded by the coding sequence ATGACGGTCGAGAACACAGAATTTCGGGCCGGGTTCGCCTCGGTGGTGGGCCGCCCGAATGCCGGGAAATCAACCCTCACTAATGCGATGGTGGGGAAGAAGGTCGCCATTACCAGCGCCCGCCCGGAAACCACCCGGCGTATTATCCGCGCCATTGTGACCCGGGATGCCGGCCAGGTGATCCTTGTGGATACCCCCGGGATGCACCGCCCGCGCACCCTGCTGGGCGAACGCCTGGGCGATATGGTGCGCGATTCCATCGCCGATGTGGACACCATCATCATGTGCCTACCCGCCAATGAAAAACTCGGGCCGGGTGATAAATACCTCCTCGATCTGGCGGTGCGCGCGAAAGTCCCCATGATCGCCGCGATTACCAAAACCGATCTGGTTACCCGCGAAGCCCTCGCGGAAAAAATTGTGGCCGTGGCGGCTTTCCACGATTTCGTGGAGATTGTGCCGGTGAGCGCAGCCACGATGGACCAGGTGGAGCTCCTCACCGAGCAGATCATTAAGCAACTGCCCGTTTCCCCGCCGCTGTATCCGCTCGATGCCATCACCGACGAAACGGAAGAAACCCTCATCGCGGAACTTATCCGCGAAGCCGGCCTAGAAAAAATGCGCGAAGAACTCCCGCATTCCCTCGCGGTCACCATCGACGAAATTATTGAGGACACCGCCCCCAACGGGGGCCCGCTGGTGCGCATCCATGCCTCGCTGCACGTGGAACGCGATTCCCAGAAAGGGATTGTTATCGGACGAGGGGGAGCGCGCCTGCGCCAGATCGGACGCGATGCCCGCAAAGCCATTAAGGCGCTGCTGGGCACGCCGGTCTACCTCGATTTGCACGTGAAGGTCTCCAAAGACTGGCAGCGCGACCCGAAAATGCTGGATCGACTCGGGTTCTGA
- the rplT gene encoding 50S ribosomal protein L20, producing the protein MARVKRSVNAKKKRRTTLDRASGYRGQRSRLYRKAKEQVTHSFVYNYRDRKKRKNDFRKLWITRINAAVRAEGMTYNRFIQGLGLAGIEVDRRQLAEMAVNDPTGFTAVVNAAKAALPEDVNAPKVA; encoded by the coding sequence ATGGCACGCGTCAAGCGCTCCGTTAACGCCAAGAAGAAGCGTCGCACTACCCTCGATCGGGCGTCCGGCTACCGCGGGCAGCGGTCCCGCCTCTACCGCAAGGCCAAGGAACAGGTCACCCATTCCTTCGTCTACAACTACCGCGACCGCAAGAAGCGGAAGAACGACTTCCGTAAGCTGTGGATCACCCGCATCAACGCGGCCGTGCGCGCCGAAGGCATGACCTACAACCGCTTCATCCAGGGCCTGGGCCTGGCCGGAATTGAAGTTGATCGCCGTCAGCTCGCTGAAATGGCCGTCAATGACCCCACCGGTTTCACCGCGGTGGTCAATGCCGCCAAGGCTGCGCTTCCGGAAGACGTGAACGCCCCCAAGGTTGCCTAA
- the uppS gene encoding polyprenyl diphosphate synthase, with amino-acid sequence MTDEHPNRAQLDHLPHLERPTPAHRPGITPPPLGRVPEHVAIVMDGNGRWANARGLARTEGHKAGERSLMDVVAGALEVGIAELSVYAFSTENWRRSPYEVRFLMGFSRDIIRANRDQLHEWGVRVQWVGREGRLWRSVLREIRAAEELTAGNTGMVLNLCINYGGRAEIVDAVRAVAERVARGELKAERISEATLTAQLYAPRMRDVDLLIRTGGEYRTSNFLMWESAYAELYFSPLPWPEFERRALWEACAAYGQRERRFGGAVDKIAPQDTDTGDASAPRGAGAVDKIASEGAASSR; translated from the coding sequence ATGACAGACGAGCACCCGAATCGAGCGCAGCTGGACCATCTCCCTCATCTGGAGCGCCCCACTCCGGCCCACCGGCCCGGCATCACGCCACCACCCCTGGGGCGAGTGCCCGAACACGTGGCCATCGTGATGGACGGCAACGGGCGCTGGGCGAATGCCCGCGGGCTGGCGCGCACCGAAGGCCATAAAGCCGGTGAGCGTTCCCTGATGGACGTGGTGGCCGGTGCCCTGGAAGTGGGAATCGCTGAGCTCTCCGTCTACGCTTTTTCTACCGAAAACTGGCGGCGTTCGCCTTATGAAGTGCGGTTCCTCATGGGATTTTCCCGCGATATTATTCGCGCCAATCGCGATCAACTCCACGAATGGGGAGTGCGGGTTCAGTGGGTGGGCCGCGAGGGCCGGCTGTGGCGCTCGGTGCTGCGTGAAATTCGCGCCGCGGAAGAATTGACCGCGGGAAATACCGGGATGGTCCTCAACTTGTGTATTAACTATGGTGGGCGCGCGGAAATCGTGGATGCGGTGCGCGCGGTGGCCGAGCGGGTGGCCCGCGGGGAACTCAAAGCCGAGCGCATTAGCGAAGCAACTCTGACCGCCCAGCTTTACGCCCCGCGCATGCGCGACGTCGATCTCCTTATCCGTACCGGCGGGGAATACCGCACCTCCAATTTCCTCATGTGGGAAAGCGCCTACGCGGAACTGTATTTTTCCCCGCTGCCGTGGCCGGAATTCGAGCGGCGCGCCCTGTGGGAAGCCTGCGCCGCCTACGGGCAGCGCGAAAGGCGATTCGGCGGCGCCGTCGACAAAATTGCGCCTCAAGATACCGACACCGGTGATGCGAGCGCGCCGCGGGGCGCAGGTGCCGTCGATAAAATTGCATCGGAAGGCGCGGCCTCATCACGCTAG
- the rpmI gene encoding 50S ribosomal protein L35: MPKMKTHSGAKKRFRVTGSGKLMREQRNKRHLLEHKSSTRKRRLSRDQVVDKSNLREVNRLLGR; this comes from the coding sequence ATGCCCAAGATGAAGACGCACTCCGGTGCGAAGAAGCGTTTCCGCGTGACGGGAAGCGGCAAGCTCATGCGCGAACAGCGCAATAAGCGCCACCTGCTGGAGCACAAGAGCTCCACCCGGAAGCGTCGGCTCTCGCGCGACCAGGTTGTGGACAAGTCCAACCTTCGCGAAGTTAACCGTCTGCTCGGCCGCTAG
- a CDS encoding TrmH family RNA methyltransferase, producing MKSTPASHTQLTRAARLHRPQQRERFRQTLVEGPGAVQELLAHRANLVRDVYYTKASLISNPELGDLIKNAGVYHHPLNADEMQALSEDARGVVAVIDIPETPALTPTVKGAKLVLATANIQDPGNVGAIIRAADVAGCDAVLLGRGSVELWSPKVIRSSAGSIFHLPVLDSINVSKLDGVFERAGISFLAATGEGEWDLATLVASANDAAYLGQPPLGPDLTRPVCWLLGNEAHGFADVDANVDATVAIPVYGKAESCNVAMAAAILSSTTAMIQHRP from the coding sequence GTGAAAAGCACACCCGCATCGCATACCCAACTCACCCGCGCCGCCCGCCTGCACCGCCCCCAGCAGCGCGAACGTTTCCGGCAAACCCTGGTGGAAGGCCCCGGAGCTGTTCAAGAACTCCTCGCGCATCGCGCGAATCTGGTTCGCGACGTTTACTATACGAAGGCGAGCCTCATCTCCAACCCGGAGCTCGGTGACCTCATCAAAAATGCCGGCGTCTACCACCACCCGCTCAACGCCGATGAGATGCAGGCCCTCTCCGAAGATGCGCGCGGCGTTGTTGCCGTTATCGATATTCCGGAAACCCCCGCGCTTACCCCCACGGTCAAGGGCGCGAAGCTGGTGCTCGCCACCGCGAATATTCAAGACCCGGGCAATGTGGGCGCCATTATTCGGGCCGCGGACGTGGCCGGATGCGATGCGGTGCTCCTCGGGCGCGGCAGCGTGGAACTGTGGTCTCCGAAAGTTATTCGCTCTTCGGCCGGCTCCATTTTCCACCTCCCGGTTCTCGATTCCATTAACGTCAGCAAGCTTGACGGCGTGTTCGAACGCGCGGGCATCAGCTTCCTGGCGGCCACCGGGGAGGGGGAGTGGGACTTGGCCACCCTGGTAGCTTCTGCGAACGACGCCGCCTACCTCGGGCAACCACCCCTCGGCCCGGATCTCACCCGGCCGGTGTGCTGGCTGCTGGGTAATGAAGCGCACGGGTTCGCGGATGTGGATGCCAATGTGGATGCGACCGTCGCCATCCCGGTCTACGGGAAAGCCGAATCCTGCAATGTTGCTATGGCCGCCGCGATCCTTTCCAGTACGACGGCGATGATCCAGCACCGGCCCTAA
- a CDS encoding glycerophosphodiester phosphodiesterase family protein, translated as MKLFAHRGLSADAPENTMAAFRAAYQAGFTWIETDVDITADGTLPLVHDATLERTTTGHGRVDELRATDLETLDAGSWFSPGFAGEKIPTLAQLVDFALETGMGINIEMKPSAQGGEQARALIRAVAQQARRLGSERALVSSFSHLQLAEFARQVPEIPRGALFERATFGPDWRTVLDLTDARYLHLSNDAVTAAVVAQARAAGRDVHVYTVNNPERARQLERWGVAGIFTDGFVRP; from the coding sequence ATGAAACTTTTCGCCCACCGCGGCCTGTCCGCCGACGCCCCCGAAAACACTATGGCCGCATTCCGGGCCGCCTATCAGGCAGGATTCACCTGGATCGAAACGGATGTGGATATCACCGCGGACGGCACCCTCCCGCTGGTCCACGATGCCACCCTGGAGCGCACCACCACCGGCCACGGGCGCGTCGATGAACTACGCGCTACGGACCTGGAAACCCTGGATGCAGGCTCCTGGTTCAGCCCCGGCTTCGCGGGAGAAAAAATCCCCACCCTCGCGCAGCTCGTCGATTTTGCCCTTGAGACCGGGATGGGCATCAATATCGAAATGAAACCCAGCGCGCAGGGCGGCGAGCAGGCTCGCGCCCTGATTCGTGCGGTAGCGCAGCAAGCCCGGCGGCTCGGCTCCGAGCGGGCGCTCGTCTCCTCGTTCTCCCACCTGCAACTGGCCGAATTCGCGCGCCAGGTCCCGGAAATCCCGCGCGGCGCGCTATTCGAGCGCGCGACCTTCGGGCCGGATTGGCGCACCGTCCTTGACCTGACCGATGCGCGTTACCTGCATCTGAGCAACGACGCCGTGACCGCGGCCGTGGTGGCGCAGGCCCGCGCGGCGGGCCGAGACGTGCACGTCTACACAGTTAATAACCCCGAACGCGCCCGGCAATTAGAACGCTGGGGCGTGGCCGGCATCTTTACCGACGGTTTTGTGCGGCCCTAG
- the recO gene encoding DNA repair protein RecO encodes MKLYRDEGIVLRTQDLGEADRIVTLLARAHGLVRCVAKGVRRTRSRFGARLEPFTYVDVQLYRGRSLDIVTEVATLNPFGRAIAPDFEAYAAASTMVEVAEKLGAEGEPDRAHYRLLLGALNSLASRQHAPYPIMDSYLLRAMAVSGWGLAVTSCALCGSGEDLTAFHVQAGGLVCRRCAPRGAAYPGEDTRRLLAALARGDWEVIDSLAGSAGETAHGYISAYVQWYLERKVRSLQIVRSAS; translated from the coding sequence GTGAAACTCTATCGGGATGAAGGAATAGTCCTGCGTACGCAGGACCTAGGGGAAGCGGACCGCATTGTCACCCTGCTGGCACGCGCGCACGGCCTGGTGCGCTGCGTGGCCAAAGGTGTGCGCCGCACCCGCTCCCGATTCGGGGCGCGCCTCGAGCCGTTCACCTACGTGGATGTGCAGCTCTACCGGGGGCGCAGCCTCGATATTGTCACGGAAGTGGCCACCCTCAATCCTTTCGGGCGGGCCATCGCCCCCGATTTTGAAGCCTACGCGGCCGCGAGCACCATGGTGGAAGTCGCGGAAAAACTCGGGGCGGAAGGCGAACCGGATAGGGCCCACTACCGCCTTCTCCTGGGCGCCCTCAATTCCCTGGCGTCCCGCCAGCATGCCCCCTATCCGATTATGGATTCCTACCTGCTGCGCGCCATGGCGGTATCCGGGTGGGGCCTGGCGGTGACTTCCTGCGCGCTCTGCGGCAGCGGGGAGGACCTCACCGCTTTCCATGTGCAAGCCGGCGGCCTGGTGTGCCGGCGTTGTGCCCCGCGCGGGGCTGCTTATCCGGGCGAAGATACCCGCCGGCTCCTCGCGGCTCTGGCGCGCGGGGATTGGGAAGTTATTGACTCGCTGGCCGGCAGCGCCGGGGAAACCGCGCACGGCTATATTTCCGCGTACGTGCAATGGTATTTGGAACGCAAGGTACGTTCCTTGCAGATCGTGAGGTCGGCATCATGA
- a CDS encoding HisA/HisF-related TIM barrel protein, with amino-acid sequence MRILRGIAMTCELLVAVDIRAGRSARLGSGPEAWSDPAAAIADFQAAGAQWIHLVDLDLVYGTGDNFALLERLMESSPMRWELSGGIDTPEVLERALATRAERINLATTALRDRVWVARVLAQHADRVAVCLDVDGARVVARGAGTDVGELREVIDFLDDAGARRYIVTDRTRDGALAGANLELLQRVARLSQARITASGGMATLADLRAVRELSERGASADGNSPGHVDSVIIGKAFYEGNFTVAQALAELT; translated from the coding sequence ATGAGGATTCTGCGGGGGATCGCGATGACCTGTGAGCTGCTCGTCGCGGTAGATATTCGGGCGGGGCGTTCCGCGCGGCTAGGCAGCGGCCCGGAAGCATGGAGCGACCCGGCCGCGGCTATCGCGGATTTCCAGGCGGCCGGGGCGCAGTGGATTCACCTGGTGGATCTGGATCTTGTATACGGCACCGGGGATAATTTCGCCCTGCTGGAGCGCCTCATGGAGAGCAGCCCGATGCGTTGGGAGCTTTCCGGGGGAATCGACACCCCGGAGGTGCTTGAGCGCGCCCTCGCTACCCGCGCGGAACGCATTAACCTCGCGACCACCGCGCTGCGGGATCGCGTGTGGGTGGCGCGGGTACTGGCGCAGCACGCGGACCGGGTGGCCGTTTGTCTTGATGTCGACGGCGCCCGGGTGGTTGCGCGCGGTGCCGGTACCGATGTTGGGGAGTTGCGTGAGGTTATTGATTTTCTCGACGACGCCGGTGCGCGCCGCTACATCGTCACAGATCGAACCCGAGATGGCGCCCTCGCCGGGGCTAACCTCGAGCTACTCCAGCGGGTCGCGCGGCTGAGCCAGGCCCGCATCACCGCCTCGGGCGGGATGGCAACGCTTGCCGATCTGCGTGCCGTTCGGGAGTTGAGTGAGCGTGGCGCTAGCGCGGATGGTAATTCGCCCGGCCACGTGGACTCCGTCATTATTGGCAAAGCCTTCTACGAAGGCAATTTCACCGTTGCTCAGGCCCTCGCGGAGCTTACCTAA
- a CDS encoding YbhB/YbcL family Raf kinase inhibitor-like protein: protein MTTHDPYAGVPAGSVDLHLTSDDFANGEALPESATGTGTTPGGADRNPQLGWDTPPEGTVSLLVSCYDPDAPTPSGYWHWTVANLPADTAEIAAGGSDDLPAPSLTLKNDGGTPSFQGAAPPAGHGPHRYIFAVLALDTVLDIDAETRPAVAYFLAREHVLGRGLLTGTWENN from the coding sequence ATGACCACCCACGATCCCTACGCCGGAGTGCCGGCCGGAAGCGTTGATCTTCACCTCACCTCCGATGATTTCGCGAACGGGGAAGCCCTGCCCGAAAGCGCAACCGGCACCGGCACCACCCCGGGCGGCGCGGACCGCAATCCGCAACTGGGCTGGGATACCCCGCCGGAGGGCACGGTCAGCTTGCTCGTCTCCTGCTATGACCCGGATGCTCCCACCCCGTCCGGCTACTGGCATTGGACGGTGGCGAATCTGCCCGCCGATACCGCCGAAATTGCGGCCGGCGGCTCTGATGACCTTCCGGCACCCTCCCTCACTTTGAAGAACGACGGCGGAACCCCGAGCTTCCAGGGCGCCGCCCCGCCGGCCGGCCACGGCCCGCACCGCTATATTTTCGCGGTGCTCGCCCTCGATACCGTGCTGGATATCGATGCGGAAACCCGGCCCGCGGTGGCGTATTTTCTGGCGCGCGAACACGTGCTCGGCCGCGGCCTGCTCACCGGCACCTGGGAAAATAACTAA
- the ybeY gene encoding rRNA maturation RNase YbeY — protein MIEVNDESSFSPAPDLEEISELATYVLDKMRVHSMADLSIVLLDEDAMADLHVTWMDLEGPTDVMSFPMDEVRPAPPGEEPRPGMLGDIAVCPQVASRQAHAMGHSTAEEILLLVTHGILHLLGYDHATPEEKDTMFALQRQLLLVFLSERGGGDPRPTEV, from the coding sequence ATGATAGAAGTAAATGACGAATCGAGTTTTAGTCCGGCCCCGGATCTGGAAGAGATCTCGGAGCTAGCCACCTACGTCCTCGATAAGATGCGGGTGCATTCCATGGCGGACCTGTCCATCGTGCTCCTCGATGAGGATGCCATGGCGGATCTCCACGTCACGTGGATGGATCTGGAAGGGCCCACGGACGTGATGTCCTTCCCCATGGATGAGGTGCGCCCGGCCCCGCCCGGCGAAGAACCGCGCCCGGGAATGCTCGGCGATATTGCGGTATGCCCGCAGGTTGCCAGCCGCCAGGCCCACGCCATGGGGCACTCCACCGCGGAGGAAATTCTGCTCCTCGTCACCCACGGGATTTTGCATCTGCTCGGCTACGATCACGCAACCCCGGAAGAAAAAGACACCATGTTCGCTTTGCAACGCCAACTCCTCCTCGTGTTCCTGTCCGAACGCGGGGGAGGCGATCCGCGCCCCACGGAGGTGTAA